The Peribacillus sp. FSL E2-0218 genome contains a region encoding:
- the spoIIAB gene encoding anti-sigma F factor has translation MKNKMETKFSALSQNESFARVTVAAFIAQLDPTMDELTEIKTVVSEAVTNSIIHGYESDPEGWVYISAVIEGDTVELTIRDEGLGIEDVEEAKQPLFTTKPELERSGMGFTIMENFMDEINIVSHKGEGTIIRLKKHLTTSRALCN, from the coding sequence ATGAAAAATAAAATGGAAACGAAATTTTCTGCACTAAGCCAAAATGAATCTTTTGCCAGGGTAACTGTTGCGGCTTTCATCGCCCAATTGGACCCGACGATGGATGAATTGACGGAAATCAAGACGGTCGTGTCTGAAGCGGTTACGAATTCAATCATTCATGGGTATGAGAGTGACCCGGAAGGTTGGGTATACATTTCAGCGGTCATCGAAGGCGATACCGTCGAGCTGACCATAAGGGATGAAGGACTGGGCATTGAGGACGTCGAAGAAGCCAAACAACCGTTGTTCACGACGAAGCCGGAGCTTGAACGTTCTGGCATGGGATTCACCATTATGGAAAACTTCATGGATGAAATCAATATCGTATCCCATAAGGGCGAAGGCACGATCATTCGATTAAAAAAGCACTTAACTACAAGCAGAGCTTTGTGCAATTAA
- a CDS encoding purine-nucleoside phosphorylase, with translation MFNKIETAAAFIKNKIEGSPEIGLILGSGLGVLADEIENPITIPYHDIPEFPVSTVEGHAGQLVIGQLSGKKVVAMQGRFHFYEGYSMEKVTFPVRVMKLLGVKQLIVTNAAGSVNESFAPGDLMLITDHINFMGTNPLIGPNEDRFGPRFPDMSEAYNKDLRAKAKKIASSLGMDIKEGVYVGNSGPTYETPAEVKMARILGGDAVGMSTVPEVIVARHSDMKVLGISCITNMAAGILDQPLSHEEVIETTEKVKSSFLEFVKQIVKDI, from the coding sequence ATGTTCAATAAAATAGAGACAGCTGCAGCATTCATAAAAAATAAGATAGAAGGCTCTCCGGAAATAGGACTGATACTTGGTTCCGGACTGGGAGTATTGGCAGATGAAATAGAAAATCCGATCACGATTCCTTACCATGATATCCCGGAGTTTCCGGTATCGACTGTTGAAGGACACGCAGGTCAGCTTGTCATTGGCCAACTAAGCGGTAAAAAAGTGGTGGCGATGCAAGGTCGTTTTCATTTTTATGAAGGCTACTCAATGGAGAAGGTCACCTTCCCTGTACGTGTAATGAAACTTCTCGGTGTGAAACAGTTAATCGTGACGAACGCTGCCGGAAGTGTTAATGAAAGCTTCGCACCAGGAGATTTGATGCTCATTACCGATCATATCAATTTTATGGGGACAAACCCGCTGATCGGCCCTAATGAAGATCGTTTCGGTCCTAGGTTCCCTGATATGTCTGAAGCTTATAATAAAGACCTACGGGCTAAAGCGAAAAAAATCGCATCTTCACTTGGCATGGATATTAAGGAAGGCGTCTATGTGGGGAATTCAGGGCCGACCTATGAAACACCGGCAGAAGTGAAAATGGCAAGGATCCTTGGAGGGGATGCTGTTGGCATGTCCACTGTTCCCGAAGTCATCGTGGCTAGACATAGTGACATGAAAGTTCTCGGGATTTCATGCATAACCAACATGGCCGCAGGCATTCTGGATCAGCCGTTGTCACATGAAGAGGTAATCGAAACGACTGAAAAGGTGAAAAGCAGTTTTCTGGAATTTGTTAAGCAAATCGTTAAGGACATATAA
- the spoIIAA gene encoding anti-sigma F factor antagonist yields MSLTINMEAKNRVLCIRLKGDLDHHTAERLKNQAEAAIQKHNIQHIILNMEELHFMDSSGLGVILGRYKQVNKKQGEMVVCAISPAVKRLFEMSGLFKIVKMELSEKNALQRLGVA; encoded by the coding sequence GTGAGTCTTACGATTAATATGGAGGCGAAGAATCGTGTATTGTGCATTCGTCTCAAAGGTGATTTGGATCATCATACAGCAGAAAGATTGAAAAACCAGGCAGAGGCAGCCATTCAAAAGCATAACATCCAGCATATTATCCTCAACATGGAAGAATTGCATTTTATGGACAGTTCAGGGCTCGGCGTCATTTTAGGGCGTTATAAGCAAGTCAATAAAAAGCAAGGCGAAATGGTGGTCTGTGCAATTTCTCCAGCAGTAAAGCGGTTATTTGAGATGTCAGGGTTGTTTAAAATTGTTAAAATGGAACTATCCGAAAAAAACGCTTTGCAAAGACTGGGGGTTGCCTAA
- a CDS encoding pyrimidine-nucleoside phosphorylase — translation MRMVDLIEKKRDGKALSTEEIQFIIKGFTDGTIPDYQMSAWSMAVYFKGMNEQERADLTMAMVESGDQIDLSMIEGIKVDKHSTGGVGDTTTLVLGPLVAAVGVPVAKMSGRGLGHTGGTIDKLESVSGFHVEIENDEFIRLVNKNKIAVIGQSGNLTPADKKLYALRDVTATVNSIGLIAGSIMSKKIAAGADAIVLDVKTGAGAFMKTLADSEELAHAMVSIGNNVGRNTMAVISDMSQPLGYAIGNALEVKEAIDTLKGEGPEDLTELSLTLGSHMVYLAKKASSLKEARTLLENAIKDGSALNSFKIFLEAQGGDGSVVDHPEKLPQASYTFELEAKEDGYVSEIIADEVGTAAMLLGAGRATKESEIDLAVGLVLRKKIGETVAKGESLVTIYSNFEDVSKVKEKLYESIAVSKAKVEKPTLIYKEIME, via the coding sequence ATGAGAATGGTAGACTTAATTGAGAAAAAACGTGATGGAAAGGCCCTTTCAACAGAGGAAATCCAGTTCATTATCAAAGGCTTCACGGATGGAACGATTCCTGATTACCAAATGAGTGCTTGGTCAATGGCTGTTTATTTCAAAGGAATGAATGAGCAGGAGCGCGCTGATTTAACGATGGCAATGGTCGAGTCGGGTGATCAAATTGATTTATCGATGATTGAAGGGATCAAGGTCGATAAACATTCAACAGGCGGTGTTGGCGATACGACGACACTAGTGCTTGGACCATTGGTCGCTGCGGTAGGTGTTCCCGTTGCAAAAATGTCAGGACGAGGTCTTGGCCACACGGGCGGCACGATCGATAAGTTGGAATCTGTTTCGGGTTTTCATGTAGAAATTGAAAATGATGAATTCATTCGACTTGTGAATAAAAACAAAATCGCAGTCATCGGACAAAGCGGGAACTTGACCCCAGCCGATAAAAAACTGTATGCCTTGCGCGATGTAACGGCCACCGTCAATAGCATCGGTTTGATTGCCGGCTCGATCATGAGCAAGAAAATAGCTGCCGGTGCCGATGCAATTGTACTTGATGTTAAAACGGGAGCAGGGGCTTTCATGAAAACCCTTGCAGATTCGGAAGAATTGGCGCATGCGATGGTGAGTATCGGGAACAACGTCGGAAGAAATACGATGGCTGTCATTTCCGACATGAGCCAACCGCTTGGATATGCAATCGGAAATGCCCTGGAAGTGAAGGAAGCAATCGATACGCTTAAAGGAGAAGGACCGGAGGATTTAACGGAACTTTCTTTAACACTGGGAAGCCATATGGTATACCTAGCAAAAAAAGCAAGCTCATTGAAAGAGGCAAGAACATTGCTTGAAAATGCAATCAAAGATGGATCTGCACTTAACTCGTTCAAGATATTCTTGGAAGCGCAGGGTGGCGATGGATCGGTTGTCGATCATCCGGAAAAACTTCCGCAGGCGTCTTATACCTTTGAGCTGGAAGCGAAAGAGGACGGATATGTATCGGAAATCATCGCTGACGAAGTGGGGACGGCAGCCATGCTTTTAGGCGCAGGCCGGGCGACGAAAGAATCGGAAATCGATTTGGCAGTCGGGCTTGTACTCCGTAAAAAAATTGGGGAAACCGTGGCAAAAGGTGAATCCCTTGTAACGATTTACAGCAACTTTGAAGATGTTTCAAAAGTGAAGGAAAAATTGTATGAAAGCATTGCGGTTTCAAAAGCGAAAGTTGAAAAACCGACATTGATTTATAAAGAAATTATGGAATAA
- a CDS encoding stage V sporulation protein AA — translation MNVAVVYIRMRNRVQVNGNQTVRIKDIARIIGPEDEIGMIEEILLLTVKKEDRNIIVIDLAQVIMAIRKVDASIEVETFGPSQTIIEIILTKKKMSFLTFALVWFLLFIGGAMTIMNFHVDVSMGEVHQKIFTIITGKVEEKPLLIQIPYSFGLGIGMILFFNHFFKKRFNEEPSPLEVEMFNYQQDLDRYVTMNENKENVRHLDDR, via the coding sequence ATGAACGTGGCGGTTGTATATATCAGGATGAGGAACCGTGTACAAGTAAATGGAAATCAGACGGTGAGGATAAAAGATATAGCAAGGATAATCGGGCCTGAAGATGAAATTGGAATGATTGAAGAAATCTTGTTACTGACCGTCAAGAAGGAAGACAGGAATATCATCGTCATCGATCTGGCCCAAGTGATCATGGCCATTCGAAAAGTGGATGCATCCATTGAAGTGGAAACCTTCGGGCCATCCCAAACGATCATCGAAATCATTCTCACGAAGAAGAAAATGTCATTTCTCACATTCGCGCTAGTTTGGTTCTTACTGTTCATCGGCGGTGCGATGACCATCATGAATTTTCATGTGGATGTCAGCATGGGGGAAGTGCATCAAAAAATCTTTACGATCATTACGGGGAAAGTGGAGGAAAAACCGTTATTGATCCAAATTCCATATAGCTTTGGTCTTGGGATAGGGATGATTTTATTTTTCAATCATTTCTTTAAAAAACGCTTCAATGAGGAACCTAGTCCACTCGAGGTTGAAATGTTCAACTATCAGCAGGACTTGGACCGTTATGTCACCATGAATGAAAACAAGGAGAACGTGCGTCATCTTGATGACAGGTAG
- the sigF gene encoding RNA polymerase sporulation sigma factor SigF — MDVEVKNEKSKKGQPHLKDEELRSLIQRSQSGDQDARNLIVNSNLRLVWSVVQRFLNRGYEPDDLYQIGCIGLLKSVDKFDLSFEVKFSTYAVPMIIGEIQRFIRDDGTVKVSRSLKEMANKIRRAKEELSKTYGRVPTVNELAEHLDLSPEEIIMAQEASRSPSSIHETVYENDGDPITLLDQIADNNETSWFDQIALKEAIQELNERERLIVFLRYYKDQTQSEVAARLGISQVQVSRLEKKILQQMKNHMNQ, encoded by the coding sequence ATGGATGTGGAGGTTAAAAACGAGAAGAGCAAAAAAGGTCAGCCCCATTTAAAAGATGAGGAATTGCGGAGTTTAATCCAACGCAGCCAAAGCGGTGATCAAGACGCAAGAAACCTGATCGTCAATAGCAATCTTAGGCTTGTATGGTCAGTGGTGCAAAGATTCCTCAATCGAGGTTACGAACCGGATGACCTGTATCAAATTGGCTGTATTGGTCTGTTGAAGTCCGTGGATAAATTTGACTTATCGTTTGAAGTGAAGTTCTCAACGTATGCTGTGCCAATGATCATTGGTGAAATCCAACGTTTTATCCGCGATGACGGAACTGTAAAGGTCAGCCGGTCCTTAAAGGAAATGGCGAATAAAATCCGCAGGGCGAAAGAAGAACTTTCCAAGACGTATGGCCGTGTCCCGACTGTCAATGAACTGGCGGAACACCTCGACCTATCGCCTGAGGAAATCATCATGGCCCAGGAAGCAAGCAGGAGCCCTTCATCCATCCATGAAACGGTTTACGAGAATGATGGGGACCCGATTACGCTTCTTGATCAGATTGCCGATAATAATGAAACATCATGGTTCGATCAGATCGCCTTAAAAGAAGCAATCCAGGAATTGAATGAAAGAGAAAGACTGATCGTTTTCCTGAGATATTACAAGGACCAGACACAATCGGAAGTGGCTGCGAGGCTTGGAATATCGCAAGTTCAAGTTTCTAGGCTAGAAAAAAAGATTCTTCAGCAAATGAAAAACCACATGAATCAATGA
- a CDS encoding stage V sporulation protein AB: protein MTGRIIFGIFAGLAGGFATGAGFVAFLTVLGVIPRLTQLTKTMKMIHYYEGAIIAGVVAGTWFGLQETEFFLPPFLLIPIGLADGVFNGMLAAALTEVLNVFPVLSKRIGIQEKIIYLLMALVLGKIAGSLFQWIYFVDM, encoded by the coding sequence ATGACAGGTAGAATTATCTTTGGGATTTTTGCCGGTTTAGCCGGTGGTTTCGCGACAGGTGCAGGTTTTGTAGCGTTTTTAACTGTACTTGGCGTGATTCCGAGACTGACTCAGCTGACAAAAACAATGAAAATGATCCATTACTACGAAGGAGCCATCATCGCCGGTGTTGTCGCGGGCACATGGTTCGGACTACAAGAGACGGAGTTTTTCCTGCCTCCATTCTTATTGATTCCGATCGGATTGGCTGACGGGGTCTTCAATGGGATGCTGGCAGCTGCCCTGACCGAGGTTCTCAACGTTTTCCCCGTTTTGTCAAAGCGAATCGGCATTCAAGAGAAAATCATTTATCTATTGATGGCACTCGTTTTGGGAAAGATAGCCGGGTCGTTATTTCAGTGGATTTATTTTGTCGATATGTAA
- the deoB gene encoding phosphopentomutase, with product MEGNSAFKRIFVVVMDSVGIGEAPDADLFGDKGSDTLGHIAEEMNGLHMPNLAKLGLGNIREIKGIDKAQQPLAYYTKMKEASTGKDTMTGHWEIMGLNISTPFRVFPNGFPELLVNELEAKMGRGIIGNVPASGTEIMERLGEEHMKTGALIVYTSADSVLQIAAHEDIVPIEELYKICEIAREVTMADEYKVGRVIARPFTGEPGSFKRTSNRHDYALKPFNRTVMDELKDSGFDVLAIGKISDIFDGEGVTESLRTVSNMDGMDKLIQTIDQDFRGLSFLNLVDFDALYGHRRDPEGYGKALEEFDARMPEVLEKLKEDDLLIITADHGNDPVHEGTDHTREYVPLLVYSKRFKEGTELPIRDTFADIGATVAANFDVKMPAFGKSILGDLK from the coding sequence ATGGAAGGGAATTCAGCTTTTAAACGTATATTTGTAGTGGTCATGGATTCGGTTGGAATCGGCGAAGCACCCGATGCGGATTTATTCGGCGATAAAGGGTCCGATACACTCGGGCATATTGCAGAAGAAATGAATGGGCTGCACATGCCGAATCTGGCAAAACTCGGTTTAGGCAATATCCGTGAAATAAAAGGGATAGATAAAGCTCAGCAACCTCTCGCATACTATACGAAAATGAAAGAAGCATCAACGGGAAAAGATACGATGACCGGGCATTGGGAAATCATGGGGCTGAACATCTCCACGCCATTCCGTGTGTTTCCAAACGGATTTCCTGAATTGTTGGTCAATGAACTTGAAGCGAAAATGGGCCGTGGAATTATAGGAAACGTCCCAGCAAGCGGAACGGAAATCATGGAAAGGCTTGGCGAAGAGCATATGAAGACGGGCGCATTGATTGTTTATACATCAGCTGATTCCGTTTTGCAGATCGCTGCACATGAAGATATCGTTCCGATTGAAGAATTATACAAGATTTGTGAAATTGCACGTGAAGTGACAATGGCTGATGAGTACAAAGTCGGACGCGTGATCGCGAGACCTTTCACTGGGGAACCGGGCAGCTTCAAAAGGACGTCTAATCGTCATGATTATGCATTGAAGCCTTTTAATCGGACAGTGATGGATGAATTGAAGGATTCGGGATTCGATGTTCTTGCAATTGGGAAAATCTCGGATATTTTTGATGGGGAAGGCGTAACTGAATCACTGAGGACCGTATCCAATATGGACGGAATGGACAAATTGATCCAAACGATAGACCAGGACTTCAGGGGACTGAGCTTCCTTAACCTAGTCGACTTCGATGCTTTATACGGCCACCGTCGCGATCCGGAGGGATACGGTAAGGCATTGGAAGAATTCGACGCCAGGATGCCGGAAGTCCTTGAAAAGCTGAAAGAGGATGACTTATTGATCATCACTGCCGATCATGGAAATGACCCTGTACATGAAGGAACCGATCATACACGTGAATATGTGCCATTACTGGTCTATTCCAAACGATTTAAAGAAGGAACCGAGCTTCCAATAAGAGATACATTTGCAGATATCGGGGCGACAGTTGCTGCTAATTTCGATGTGAAAATGCCTGCCTTCGGGAAAAGTATATTGGGCGATTTAAAATAA
- a CDS encoding stage V sporulation protein AE: MVTKRNVILITDGDEYAKRAVEIVAREIGGRCISMSQGNPSRYTGLELVELIKKAKYDPVLVMFDDSGFIGEGSGEQAMKVVAGHPDMNVLGVIAVASKTRREEWTKVDVCIDRDGNLTPNGVDKFGAEEFELGKITGDTVYCIDGLHVPIVVGVGDIGKMSRQDDCKRGAPITKLAVEIILERSGHDVFRKTAKHETDSE, translated from the coding sequence ATGGTGACCAAACGAAATGTGATATTGATTACCGATGGAGATGAATATGCGAAACGGGCCGTGGAAATTGTAGCCAGGGAAATTGGGGGGCGATGTATCTCCATGTCCCAAGGTAATCCATCACGATATACGGGCTTGGAGCTAGTTGAATTGATTAAAAAGGCGAAGTATGATCCGGTATTGGTCATGTTTGATGATAGCGGCTTTATCGGGGAAGGATCCGGTGAACAGGCGATGAAGGTGGTTGCCGGGCATCCCGATATGAATGTCCTTGGAGTGATAGCGGTCGCTTCAAAGACTAGAAGGGAAGAATGGACCAAGGTCGATGTCTGTATCGATCGTGATGGGAATTTGACACCGAATGGCGTCGATAAGTTCGGTGCCGAGGAATTCGAGTTGGGAAAGATTACAGGAGATACGGTGTATTGCATCGATGGCTTGCATGTCCCGATCGTAGTGGGGGTAGGGGATATCGGTAAAATGTCCCGCCAGGATGACTGCAAAAGGGGTGCACCGATCACGAAGCTAGCGGTGGAAATCATTTTGGAAAGGAGTGGTCATGATGTCTTCAGAAAAACCGCAAAACATGAAACCGATTCCGAATAA
- a CDS encoding spore germination protein encodes MSSEKPQNMKPIPNKVAEVDAYMKERVGLGVSFDLGVRKIKVLKKDVHLYYINGLTDTEYIIEILDSLIHNKNTEIMTTKIFDVVKGLLVHQSVEEISTMDELVDQVLSGLIVIVVDGKPVGLVVDVRSYPGRQPEEPDTEKVVRGSRDGFVENIIVNTAITRRRIRDERLRFEMLHVGERSKTDISIGYIKGIADPDLIDIVRKELESIDVDGLTMADKTIEEFIVKQRYNPYPLVRYTERADVAATHLLEGHVLIYVDTSPSVIITPSTLFHHMQHAEEYRQAPAVGTLVRWTRFFGIFVSLYLLPIWLLFCLEPSLLPEKFEFIGPNEKTHIPIVVQIFISDIGIEFLRMAAVHTPTPLSTAMGLVAAVLIGQIAIDVGLFVPEVVLYASVATIGTFVTPSLELGVANKISRLFLLVLVALFKVPGLVIGITLYIILLTGIKALNTPYLWPLIPFQPKALSHIIFRRPFPGSVERPSIVHPQDKYRQPRKP; translated from the coding sequence ATGTCTTCAGAAAAACCGCAAAACATGAAACCGATTCCGAATAAGGTAGCGGAAGTAGACGCGTACATGAAAGAGAGAGTGGGTCTTGGCGTCAGCTTTGACTTGGGCGTAAGAAAGATCAAAGTCTTAAAAAAAGATGTACACCTTTACTATATAAACGGTCTGACCGATACGGAGTACATCATAGAAATCCTTGACTCGCTGATCCATAATAAAAACACGGAAATCATGACTACGAAGATTTTTGATGTAGTCAAAGGGTTGCTCGTTCACCAATCCGTTGAAGAAATAAGCACGATGGATGAGCTTGTCGATCAAGTATTATCCGGTTTGATCGTCATCGTTGTCGATGGTAAACCAGTAGGCTTGGTCGTAGATGTCAGGAGTTATCCCGGAAGACAGCCTGAAGAACCGGATACCGAGAAAGTCGTTCGCGGTTCCCGGGATGGTTTTGTCGAAAACATCATCGTGAATACGGCAATAACGAGACGAAGAATCCGGGATGAACGATTGCGCTTTGAAATGCTGCACGTTGGCGAACGCTCCAAAACGGATATTTCTATTGGATACATTAAAGGGATCGCCGACCCCGATTTGATCGATATCGTTCGTAAGGAATTGGAAAGCATTGATGTCGATGGATTAACGATGGCTGATAAAACGATCGAAGAGTTCATCGTCAAGCAAAGATATAATCCATATCCGCTCGTCCGGTATACCGAACGTGCCGATGTTGCGGCAACGCATTTACTTGAGGGGCACGTCCTGATCTATGTGGATACCTCCCCGAGTGTCATTATCACCCCGTCTACTCTTTTCCATCATATGCAGCATGCTGAGGAGTATCGGCAGGCACCCGCTGTTGGAACGCTGGTACGCTGGACACGTTTTTTCGGGATTTTCGTTTCGCTATATTTGCTGCCGATTTGGTTATTGTTTTGTTTGGAACCGTCGCTTTTGCCGGAGAAGTTCGAGTTTATCGGACCGAACGAAAAAACGCATATTCCCATTGTGGTCCAAATCTTCATTTCCGATATCGGGATCGAGTTCCTGAGGATGGCAGCCGTCCACACCCCGACGCCGCTTTCGACGGCAATGGGCTTGGTTGCGGCAGTGCTCATTGGGCAAATAGCGATAGATGTCGGCCTATTTGTCCCAGAAGTGGTCCTCTACGCTTCCGTGGCGACAATCGGCACCTTCGTCACCCCAAGCCTGGAACTCGGTGTGGCGAATAAGATTTCCCGTCTGTTCTTGCTGGTGTTGGTCGCTTTGTTTAAAGTGCCTGGCCTAGTCATTGGCATCACGCTCTACATTATTTTATTGACGGGCATTAAAGCTTTAAATACACCGTATTTATGGCCGCTTATCCCATTTCAACCGAAGGCTCTGTCACATATAATATTCAGAAGACCTTTTCCAGGATCAGTGGAGCGTCCAAGTATTGTGCATCCCCAGGATAAATATAGGCAGCCGAGAAAACCTTAA
- a CDS encoding D-alanyl-D-alanine carboxypeptidase family protein codes for MKRVLSLFLMVLIAISFGIPHTKAAENKGVDLAANAKSAILIERDTGTVLYDKNSDVRLSPASMTKIMTMLLIMEAIDKGELSMKEKIRTSEYAASMGGSQIFLEPGEEMTTEHMLKGISIGSANDASVAMAEHLAGSEEEFVKKMNEKAKELGLKNTKFQNATGLPVKDHYSSAHDMSIMAKELLKYDTITRFTGTYEDYLRENTEKKFWLVNTNRLVKFYPGVDGLKTGFTNEAKYCLTATAKKGNMRVIAVVFGAASPKERNAQVTKMLDYAFSQYITYPIYKRGEVLGETKVSKGNEKSVVGVTSEPISVLTAKNGTAKDFTKKITLNKDLKAPIQKGDEIGTLELKKNGKVYVKSPIVAKKTVKNASWWQLYKRAFGMFTQAK; via the coding sequence ATGAAGCGGGTTCTTTCTCTATTTTTAATGGTATTAATCGCAATAAGTTTTGGCATCCCACATACAAAGGCAGCGGAAAATAAAGGAGTGGACTTGGCAGCGAATGCTAAATCCGCTATTTTGATTGAACGGGATACAGGTACTGTTCTATATGATAAAAATTCGGATGTTCGTCTTTCACCGGCAAGCATGACGAAAATCATGACGATGCTGCTGATCATGGAAGCGATTGATAAAGGCGAGCTTAGCATGAAGGAAAAAATCAGGACGAGCGAGTATGCAGCATCGATGGGGGGATCCCAAATTTTCCTCGAGCCAGGTGAAGAAATGACCACAGAGCACATGCTTAAAGGCATCTCGATTGGTTCTGCGAATGACGCATCGGTGGCGATGGCTGAACACCTTGCCGGTTCGGAAGAAGAATTCGTTAAGAAAATGAATGAAAAGGCAAAAGAACTTGGTTTAAAAAATACAAAGTTCCAAAACGCAACAGGCCTTCCGGTTAAGGATCATTACAGTTCCGCCCATGATATGTCGATCATGGCGAAGGAGCTATTGAAATACGATACGATTACAAGGTTCACGGGTACATATGAAGATTATCTCCGTGAAAATACGGAAAAGAAATTCTGGCTTGTGAACACGAACAGATTGGTGAAATTTTACCCAGGCGTGGATGGCCTGAAGACAGGATTCACGAATGAAGCGAAGTACTGTTTAACAGCAACGGCAAAAAAGGGGAATATGCGCGTCATTGCCGTCGTATTCGGAGCTGCTTCCCCAAAGGAACGGAATGCACAGGTTACGAAGATGCTGGATTACGCATTTTCACAATACATCACCTATCCGATTTATAAGCGCGGAGAGGTGCTAGGGGAAACGAAGGTAAGTAAAGGCAATGAGAAATCTGTTGTTGGTGTGACAAGCGAGCCTATTTCAGTTTTGACGGCCAAGAACGGAACGGCCAAGGACTTCACTAAAAAAATCACACTTAATAAAGATTTGAAAGCTCCGATTCAAAAGGGTGATGAAATCGGGACGCTTGAATTGAAGAAAAACGGAAAGGTATATGTAAAATCGCCAATTGTTGCGAAGAAAACGGTTAAAAATGCGAGCTGGTGGCAACTGTACAAACGTGCTTTCGGCATGTTTACCCAAGCCAAATAA
- a CDS encoding NCS2 family permease — protein MEKFFSLKENGTDIRTEVMAGVTTFLTMVYILIVNPALLSSIGIPFEQVFMATVISAVIGTLLMGLVAKYPIAIAPGMGLNAYFASVVGAQGLSYQTVFGTVFIAGLLFLLISVTSLRKMIIDAIPNSLKYGITSGIGLFIAFIGLKNAGIVVPNESTMVTLGDLHQPGTVLALAGLFITLILMARNIKGAIFIGMIVTAVIGYFIGLLDFNGVLSVPPTPVFFDIDIAGVFTHSLYSVVFAFLLVTIFDTTGTLIGVTEQAGLTKDGKIPRAKKAFLGDAIATTVGSMFGTSPSTAYVESSTGVAAGGRTGLTATVVAILFAASIFFSPLISAISSVAAITAPVLIIVGCFMMEGLAKVNWKTFDEAFPAFAIILTMPLTSSISTGIAIGFITYPLMKLFSGKGKSVHPLIYIFGVIFLVQLIFFPTH, from the coding sequence ATGGAAAAGTTTTTCTCCCTGAAAGAAAATGGGACGGATATCCGTACGGAAGTCATGGCGGGTGTTACGACATTTTTGACTATGGTTTATATCCTGATTGTGAATCCCGCTTTGCTATCTTCAATCGGAATTCCGTTTGAACAAGTTTTCATGGCAACGGTCATATCAGCTGTGATAGGTACCCTTTTAATGGGGCTGGTCGCGAAATATCCGATTGCAATAGCGCCGGGCATGGGTTTGAATGCTTATTTTGCTAGTGTTGTGGGAGCGCAGGGCCTCTCCTATCAGACGGTATTCGGGACTGTTTTCATCGCAGGCCTGCTATTTTTATTAATTAGCGTGACGAGCTTGCGTAAAATGATTATTGATGCCATTCCCAATTCTTTAAAGTATGGCATTACATCCGGAATCGGTTTATTCATCGCGTTCATCGGATTGAAGAATGCAGGGATCGTTGTTCCTAATGAATCAACGATGGTGACTCTCGGTGATTTGCATCAGCCAGGAACCGTTTTAGCTTTAGCTGGCTTGTTCATTACTTTGATTTTGATGGCGCGCAATATTAAAGGGGCCATTTTCATTGGGATGATCGTTACGGCCGTAATCGGCTATTTCATTGGATTGCTCGATTTCAATGGCGTCTTATCGGTGCCTCCCACACCGGTATTTTTTGATATCGATATTGCTGGGGTCTTCACCCATTCTTTATATTCGGTTGTTTTTGCCTTTCTGCTTGTAACGATCTTTGATACGACAGGTACCTTGATTGGTGTGACGGAGCAGGCTGGGCTCACGAAGGACGGTAAAATCCCACGCGCCAAGAAGGCATTTTTGGGTGATGCAATTGCAACGACAGTGGGCTCCATGTTTGGTACAAGCCCATCGACTGCTTACGTTGAATCGAGCACGGGTGTGGCTGCAGGCGGGCGTACCGGTTTAACGGCAACAGTCGTGGCAATCCTGTTCGCTGCTTCGATTTTCTTTTCTCCTCTTATATCTGCAATCTCGTCAGTTGCTGCGATCACGGCTCCTGTTTTGATTATCGTCGGATGCTTCATGATGGAAGGTTTGGCGAAAGTCAATTGGAAAACATTCGATGAGGCATTTCCGGCGTTTGCGATCATTTTGACAATGCCGCTTACGTCAAGCATATCGACTGGGATAGCAATTGGGTTCATTACCTATCCACTTATGAAGCTTTTCAGCGGAAAAGGGAAATCGGTTCATCCGCTCATTTATATTTTTGGAGTAATCTTTTTGGTGCAACTCATTTTCTTCCCTACTCATTAA